The sequence ACCGCGCTTTCTACTTCTACCTGGTGCCCGCCGGGCTGGGCCTCGCCGCAGGGTACTGGAACTTCTTCAACAAGGGCTACAACTTCACCGCCGCGGTCTCGCCGGACGGCATCCGGCTGTGGTACGGACTGCTCGATACGCAGGCGCAGACGCTTCCGCCCGGCCGGATCCAGGCAGTGAAGATCGCCCAGCCGCCGCTGTGGCGTCCCTTCGGCTGGTACCGGATGCAGGTGAACGTCGCCGGCTACGGGACATCCGGCAACGCAGCGGAAGGGAACACCCGGACCATCCTCCTGCCCGTCGGGAAGTTCGCCGACGTCATGGCCATGCTTTCGCTGGTCCTCCCGGATCCGGGAACCGAACGCCCTGCCGAGGTGTTTGCCGCCGGCCTCGGTGGCACGGGTTCCGACGGCGGATTCACCACCACGCCGCGGCGGGCATGGCTGCTGGCGCCCCTTGCCTGGCGCCGGAACGGATTTGCCGCCACGGACACGGCGCTGCTGATCCGTTCCGGGCGCTGGTGGCGGGACCTAGTGCTGGTGCCCCACCAACGGACGCAGTCGCTGGCAATCCATCAGGGGCCCGTGGCACGCCTGTTCCGGGTGGCCGACCTGGTCCTGCACACGACGGCCGGCCCCGTGGCCCCGAGGCTGACCCAGGCGGGACTGGACGAGGCCCGGCAGCTCTTTGACGAGCAGTCCGCGCGGGCCCGGCTGGCCAGGAGGCGGCAAACCACCGAACAATGGTTGCGGCAGGTTGTTCCGGCAGCGGAACCTGCGCCCGTGCCGGGCACGCCGGTACCCGGGGCGCCGCATCCTGGGACACCGCATCACGGGACACCAGCCCGTGAAGCCCGCACCCACCACGAACAGGAAGGCCAGCAGCATGGCTAAGCCCGGACGCCTCGGCGTTGGAATCATCGGTGCCGGCAAGGTGGGCGCCGTGCTTGGTGCCGCCCTGCGCGCCGCCGAGCACGCCGTCGTGGGGGTCTCGGCCGTCTCCGACGCCAGCCGGGACAGGGCCGAGGCGCTGCTCCCCGGTGTGCCCATCCTGGAAGTGCAGGACATCGTGGAGCGTGCCGAACTGGTGCTGCTGGCGGTGCCCGACGACGCCCTCCCGAACCTGGTGGAAGGGCTGGCGAAGCTTGGCGCCTGGCAGCCGGGACAGCTCGTGGCCCATACCTCGGGGCGGTTCGGCGTGGGCGTGCTGCATCCGGTCCGTGCCGCCGGCGCGGTTCCACTGGCGCTGCACCCGGCCATGACCTTCACGGGCATGAGCCTTGACCTCACCCGGTTGCTTGACTGCACCTTCGGCGTGACGGCCGATGCCGCCATGCTCCCCATCGCGCAGGCCCTGGTGGTGGAGATGGGGGCGGAGCCCGTGGCCATCGCCGAGGCGGACCGGACGCTCTACCATGCAGCCTTGGCCCACGGTTCCAACCATTTGGTCACGCTGGTGGCACAGGCGTCGCAGCTCCTGCGCGAGGTGGGAGTGGAATCCCCCGAGCGGATGCTGGGGCCGCTGCTGCGGGCCACGCTGGAAAACGCGCTGGCCTCGGGGGAGTCCGCCCTGACCGGTCCGGTGGCCCGCGGGGACGTCGGCACGGTGCGTGCACACGCTGAGGCGTTGCGGGAGTACGACGGCGGGGGGCAGGGCGACGTGCTCGCCGCCTACCTCGCGATGGCCCGAGCCACCGCTTTGCGCGCCGAAGGCCGGGGGCTGCTGAAACCTGACCAGCTGAAGGGTCTTCACGAGGCCCTTGATCCGAAGGAAGACTGAATGCCGATTCAACTCGTCACCACGGTGGCCGGCCTGAAAGCCGAAAGTGACCGCCTGCTCACAGCGAAGCAGGGCGTTTCCCAAGGGCTTGTGCCAACCATGGGGGCACTCCACGAAGGCCATGCAACGCTGGCGCGCACCGCCGTCGAGCAGAACGATGTGGTGGTGGCCAGCATCTTCGTCAACCCCCTCCAGTTCGGCGACGCGGTTGACTTGGACCGCTACCCGCGGACGCTTGATGCGGATCTTGCCCTGCTTGAGGAGCAGGGCGTTGACCTGGCGTTCGCGCCCTCCGTGGAAGAGGTCTACCCCGGTGGCGAGCCCTTGGTGAGGATCACTTCGGGCCGTCTGGGGGATAAGTGGGAGGGCGCCTCGCGGCCCGGACACTTTGACGGTGCCCTGACCGTTGTGGCCAAACTGCTGCACTATGGCATGCCGGCGGCAGGTCTTCCGGCCGGCTCCGCAGGTTCCGGCGGCAGCCTGCCGGCGTACCGTGCCTACTTCGGGCAGAAGGACGCCCAGCAGTTGGCCCTGGTCCGGCGGATGGTTGCCGACCTGGATTTCCCGGTGGAGATCGTGGGAGTGCCGACGGTGCGCGCCGAGGACGGCCTGGCGCTGTCCAGCCGGAACCGCTTCCTCTCCGAGGCGGAGCGGGACGCCGCGCTGGTCCTGTCCAGGGCGTTGCGGTTGCTGGAGGAGCGGGCCAAAGCCCACGAACCGCTGGGCCTCGATTCCGCGCTGGCGATGGTGGAATCCCAGCCTTTGGTGGAACTGGACTATTTCGATGTGGTGGATCCGGGCACGCTTGAACCGCTGGCCGAGAACTGCCGGGAAACACCTTTCCGTGGCGAGGGCCTGGCGCTCATAGCGGCCAAAGTGGGGCCGGTGCGCCTGATCGACAACGTGCCGCTAAGTTCATAGCAGCGGAGCGCAGTGCTGCGGTGCTGGATTTGCCCGGCAGCCCTGCGGGATTCCTTAGGAAACTGGATGGTCCCGGTTGATCATGAGCTGTTCGAGCAGCGCGCGTTCGGGCCGGCCCGGGTTCCTGGCGACGCACCGGCGGAGTCGGGCCCTGGCAAGCTCTTCACCCGGATCCTGGCCACCGAGCAGCTCGTCGATGATTTCCTGGGCCTGCCACCGGAGCGATTCGATGGCGAACTGCCGGACCTCGGCGGGCGTCTCGCCGGACATCCAGGGATCCGGGTCCGACGGGACACTTTGGAACATCCGCTCTGCTGACATTGGGGCCTCCTTGCTCCAAACCGGCGGACCCTTGGTGCGCCTGTGCGGTGTCCTTAAGAACTGCGTAGGGAAAACACTACAGCGGGAAAGACCAGTCTGTCTTCCTCTCGGATAGACTCCAAGTCTTATGAGCACAGAGGCGAAGGTCCCGATATCCGATGCTTCCTCTCCGGCGGCGCCGGAGGGCAGCAGCAATTCCGTGGAACGGATCCTTTCGGTGGCCTACGAACTGTTCTCGCGCAGGGGAATCCGGGACGTTGGCGTCAATGAGCTGATCGACAGGTCGGGGGTGGCAAAAGCCACGTTCTACCGGCATTTCCCGTCCAAGGATTCGCTGGTCCTGGCGTTCCTCGAGCAGCGTGACAAGCTGTGGACCGTGGAAGCGATCGTGTCCCAGGCCCGTCGCCGGGGGCAGACGCCGGAGGAGCGTCTGCTGGCGATCTTCGACGTCCTGGGGGAATGGTTTCAGCGCGATGACTTTGAGGGGAGTACCTTCACCCATGTCCTGCTGGAGATGGGGCCGTCGCACCCCTTGGGCCAGGCCAGCATCAACTACTTGGCGAAACTCCGGGGCCACGTGCAGGCGCTGGCCGAGGAAGCCGGGCTTGTGGATTCCGATGGGTTTGCTCGCTCCTGGCAGATCCTGATGAAGGGCTCCATCATCTCGGCCACCGGCGGTGACCTGGACGCGGGGAAACGGGCCCGGCAGATGGCGGCCTGGCTGATCGAGCATCACAAGCCGTAGTCGACCGGTGCTGCAGGACGGACTTCAGGACTCACTGCGGGAGCCTATGACCGGACGCCGATGGCGTCCGGGACAAGGGCAAATTGCGTGGCTGGGAATTCGGCCCAGAGTGGATCGTCGGCTGGCAAGTCGTTGAGGTCCACGTACCGGTCGTCGTCGGGTTCCCACTGCGGAAGGTGTTCGAGGCTCGCCGCCAGGCACTGGCATTCACGGGGCACGTCCCATTGAAGTGGCGGTGGCCAGGTTCCTGGTGGCCAGTGGGTTGGTTCTGATTCCTGTTGTTCGGGGTTGTAGTGGCGTCCGGTGGGTGAGGTCCAGCCCGGTGGGTCTTTGCTCGTGGCTGGGCCGGGGGTCCATTGGCTGTGGTGTTTGAGCCGATGGTGTTTGCGGCAGAGTTGGGCCAGGTTGCTGACGTTGGTGGTGCCGCCGTCTTGCCACGCGGTGAGGTGGTCGGTTTCGTTGTCGGGGGTCTTGTTGGTGCAGCCGGGGAACGTGCATTGGGCATCGCGCAGCCTGATCCAGCGTTTGATGGCCCCCGTGAGCCGGTAGTTCTTCCTGCCGATCTCCAGGGGCGCCCCGTCCCGCGGGTCGACGAGGACCCGGTAGAACGACTCCGCCCCACCGGCGACGAGTTTCCGTGCCATGGACGCCGGAATCGGCCCGAAACCATCCAGGACTGCGGGTTCGTCAGTGAGGCCGAGAAGGGCGAACACGGGCACGGTGACCAGCACGTCGGCCCGCGGGGTGGGAATTTCAGCAAGGCCGGTGCCGGTTCCAGCCCCCAGCAACAGGGATGCGGCGATGTCGGGGCGGAGTTGCGTAAGCGTGCGGGGTTCGTTGGTGCCCTGGAGGCCGCGGGCGGTCGCGGTGGTCCGGTTCCAGATCGCGCACGCGGTATCGCCGGGAAGGTAGAGGGAGACCCAGGCCATGCCGTCCCGGTCCGGGGTGTATTCCATCCGACGATCCGCCACCCCCTTCGCATGGCGCTTTTGGATCGACTCCGGGTGGTGGCGTTCCCGCCAGCCCCGGATCTTGGCCCGGAACCGGGACGGAACCAGCTCACCGGGCGCAGCACCCCGGGCAGGATCGGGTGCGTCGGGGTCGAAGAAATGCGCCACCAGCTTCAGCGCGCCCTCGGGGGTGAGTCCTTCGGTTTCGTCGGCGACGACGCGGGCGTGCTGCCAGGACATCACGCCCGCGGCCAAGGCGTTCATGACCAGCGGCAGGGAACAAATCCGGCGGGACTGCTCCACCAGCGCCCCGGCACCGGCGGAACTGATGGTGAGGACCCCTGCGATCTCCTCCACCACCGACATCTGCGCGTACGTGCGGTCCTGGACCGAGGCGTCCGGCGGGGTCATCGCCTCCTGGAACCCGACGGCGTCGGCCGCATCCTGCGCCTTCACCCCTGCAAGCTGCGCCTCCAGCCGGGACGCAACCTCCAGCCGCTCCAACCGGATCTCATACCGCCGCTGCAACACGTCCACACCAGCACCAACACTGGCACCGGCCGCCAGGGAGGCGTCCTCACGCTCCAGCGCATCCAGGGCAGCAACAGAGGCACGAACACCCTCCAACGCCACCCCAACACCACCGCCGATTCCCATACCCACATCATCCAGCGACCCACTGTCATTTGAAGTCGCCCCTGCTTAATGCGCCTGGCCGCCAACGCCACCCGCTGCCAAAGGTGCCTCGACCCTGCAAGCCCTGTGCCGGCGTCGTACGCCTACCCACGGGATAGCGCCCAAGCCAGATAGTCAGCTTGCTTATTACTTTTCTCTTTCCTAGGCTGGAACACGTCAGGCAATCAACTCTCGAGCGGGACCCGACGCGCCCAGACGCTGCGCGGGCCGCTCCAGCGAGGAGGAAAAATGTCAGAGCACAGCATCGCAGGCAAGAAGGTGGCATTCCTGCTGACTGATGGAGTGGAACAGGTGGAACTCACCAGTCCCTGGCAGGCCGTAAAGGATGCCGGCGGCGAACCCACCCTCATCGCCCCGAAGAGCGGCAAGCTGCAGGGCTACGACGGAACGGAAAAGGGCGATACCTTCGACGTCGACCTCACTGTCGCGGACGCCAATGCCTCCGATTTCGACGCACTGGTACTTCCGGGTGGCGTGGTGAACGGAGACCACCTCCGCGTCGACAAGGACGCGCAGAGCTTCACCCGCAGCTTCTTCGAACAGCACAAACCGGTGGCATCGATCTGCCACGGACCGTGGCTGCTCATCGAGGCCGGAGTCATCCGGGGCCGGAACGTCACGTCCTACTTCACGCTCGAAACCGACCTGAAGAACGCCGGCGCCAACTGGACGGACCAGGAAGTTGTGGTTGACCAGGGCCTGGTGACCAGCCGCAACCCCGACGACCTTCCGGCGTTCAACAGCAAGCTGATTGAGGAAATCTCCGAAGGCCAGCACGCAGGGCAGACCGCCTAAAGGGACGCCCTAATGTTCCCTCGGGGGTAGAAAGAACCCATGCGGAGGAATTACTCCAGCGGGTAGAGTGTTGGAATCTGCAGCGGCGCCGGCCGCGCATCACTCTTAAAACACCCCTGAGGGAACACCCATGTCTACCGAAGTCTCTCCGAACGCCAGCGGACAGTCCGCCCCTGACCAGGGACCCGGCGAAGGAATCCGCCAAGGAAACCCGTCCGCCGCACCGGAGAAGATGTCCCGGGAGTCCGTGACCATCATCAGCACGCTGCTGGTGGCGACGTTCGTGGTGATCCTCAACGAGACCATCATGAATGTCGCCCTGCAGCGGCTCATGGTGGACCTCCGGGTGGACGCGCCCACCGTCCAATGGCTGTCCACCGGATTCATGCTCACCATGGCCGTGGTCATCCCCACAACCGGCTTCATCCTCCAGCGCCTCTCCACCAGGGCGGTCTTCATGCTGGCCATGGGCCTGTTCGCCGGTGGAACGGCACTCGCTGCGGTGGCGCCGGGATTCGAAGTCCTGCTCCTGGCCCGCATCGTACAGGCCGGCGGCACCGCCATCATGCTGCCGCTGCTGATGACCACCATCCTCACCCTTGTCCCCCTTGCCAAGCGCGGTGCGGTCATGGGCAACGTCAGCATTGCCATCTCGGTGGCGCCGGCCATGGGCCCCACGGTCTCCGGGCTGATCCTTGAGCACTTCACCTGGCGCTTCATGTTCGTCTTCGTCCTGCCCGTGGCCCTCGCCGCGCTGGCCATCGGCGCCAAATACCTCACCAATGTGGGAGAAGTGGAGAAGGGAAAGCTCGACGTCCTGTCCGTGATCCTCACCGTCCCGGCCTTCGGTGGCCTGGTCTACGGGCTCAGCCAGATCGGCGGCGGCCACGGCGGCCAGTCGGGCCCCAGCGCCGGAGCCATCGCTGCCCTTGCGATTGGTGTCGCTGCGCTGACGGTGTTCGTGCTGCGCCAGGTCCGGCTCCAGAGGGCCGCCGCGCCGCTGCTGGACCTTCGCGCGTTCAACTTCCGGATGTTCACCGTCTCGGTCCTGCTGATGGTGGTGGCCATGATGGCGCTGTTTGGCGGCGTCATCCTGCTCCCGCTCTACCTGCAGGAAGTCCGTGGCCTGGGGTCGCTCGAGACTGGCTTGGCGCTGCTTCCCGGCGGCCTGGCCATGGGCCTGCTCGGCCCCGTCATCGGCCGGTCATTCGACAAGGTAGGCCCGCTGCCGCTCACCGTCACCGGTTCCATCCTCATGGTGGTGACGCTCTGGCAGTTTTCAATGCTCGACGCCGGCACGGCGGTTTGGTGGATCATCACCCTGCACGTCGGGCTGAGTTTCGGCCTGGCCCTGCTGTTCACCCCCGCCTTCACCACCGGGCTGAACCCACTTCCGCCGCACCTGTACTCCCACGGCTCGGCGATCATGAGCACCACCCAGCAGGTGGCCGGCGCCGCCGGCACGGCGCTGCTGGTGTCAATCTTCGCCGTGGTGAGTGCGACGTCGGGGCTCGTCGCCGGGATGAGCGCCGCCTTCATGACGGCAACGGTCATAGCCCTTGCCGCCGTCGTGCTGTCCGCGATGATGCGCAAGACTGAAGGTGCCGGACCGGGCCACGGGCCAGCACACTAGCCGGCGAAGAAGTCGCTCAGTTCCTTGATCAGCTTGTCAGGGGCCTTGATGGCGCCGTCGTGGCCGAAGCCGGGCAGGATGGTGTAGCTGGAGCCGGAGAGGACGTCGTGGATCTGGCCGCACGCGATGCCGAAGTAGGCCGGGCTCTTTTCGCCCACCACAATCAGCGTCTCCAAGGGGAGCGCCTGGAACGGTTCGGCCGGCATGTCGGCGGCGATGATCGCCTTGATTTCGCGGACGCCGGTGCGCATCAGCTCGCGCTGCTGCTTTCCCTCCGTGGTGCCCGCGGTCAGCTTGTTGGCCAGGGTGAGCATGGAGAGCGGCATTCTTGATGAGAAGGAGCCGCCGGCTTCCAGGCCGCGTTGGATGACTGCGAGGGCGCGGTCGTGGTCGCCTGCCGCGATGGCGCGCTCGTACTCCACAATCCAGTCCGCAGTGACGCTGCCGTTCACGGAGACGGCGGGGTCGTAAACCGCCAGACGTTCCACCGGAAGGGTCCGCGCGGCGTGCAGGGCAACAGCGCCGCCAAAGCTGTGGCCAAAGACATCCGTGCTGGAGGTGTGCTTCATGACGGTGTCCAGGTCACGGATATCCACGTCCAGCGTGTAATCCTCGGGCTGGGGGGACGACGATCCCCGGCCTCGCCGGTTGAACGTGTGCACCGGCCGGCCCAGGCCCGCGCTTAGTTTCTGGGCAAATTTGGTGTAGTCCGCGGCCGTGACCATTGAAGGCGGCACCACCACCACGCCCGACCCTGCCGAAGCCAGTTCCGCGCCGGTGGAGAAGAGCTCAATCGTGCCGCCGTCGGGGGTCCTGATGTTCTCTCGCGTCATGCTCCGAGCCTAGCCGAGCAAGTGGTTGCAGGCATCCCGGCCGGTTCGGCCGGAATCAGCCGCGGTGGACGGGAATAGCTCCGGAGGAATCCGGGCGGGGCCTTTCGTCCGCACCTTCGTCCTTGAAGTACGCCGAGATGTCAGCCACGAGCTCCTTGACCGCTGCCGGGATGGAGCCGTGGAAGCATTTGGGCGAGAGCTGGTGGGTGCTGCCCGGAACGGCTGCGTGCAGCCGTTCCGCGGTCACCTTGTAATAGTCGGGGCTCTTCCCGCCGGCCATGAAATGCGTGCCGGACGGCAGCACGCTGAAATCGCGGGCGTGGTCTTTTTCGTCGAAGGCCGCGCGCAGCTCACCCACTCCGCTGGGCATCACCTCGCGGAACAACGTGTTCACCTTGGTCCGCGACAGCACGGCCATCAGGCCAGCCAGCACGGGATCGGGGATCCGTGCCATGACGGAGCCGGGGCTGGTGGCCTTCTTCATGTACGCCAGGGCGCGGCCCACCCTGCCGTTGTTGACGGCGTCCTCGAACCCGTCCAGCCAGGCGGTATCGATACTGCCGTCGATGTTCACCGCTGCGTCGTACACCGCGAGTTTGTCCGGCACGTAGCCGGTGCCGGTGAACTCCTGTACGGCATTGAGCGCCACCGCCCCGCCCAGGCTGTGGCCCAGGATGTTCCGGGCGCCGGTGGCATCCATCACGGTCCGCACGTCCTCGATCTCGGTGGCCATGGAGTAGCCGGGCGGCTGCTCGGAGGAGTTGCCACGGCCCCGGCGGTCATAGACGTCAACAGCCCAGCCGTCACCCAGGCCCTTCGCGAGCTCAATGGAGAACGGCCGGTAGATCAGGGCAGTGAGGAACGCTCCACCGATCAACAGCACCCGCTTTTCGCCAGGAGCATCCTCGGTGCCGTAGCTGTATAAAGCCAGCCTGCCGGCGTCGTGCGTTGGAAGTACCCGTTCTTTCACCCGGCCATCCTAGGGTGCAAGCCTGCAGGGCAGCTGAAAGTCCCGCAAGCCAAATCCCGGTAAACTTGATGATTGTGACTTCCCAAAACACCCCCGCGCCCAAGAATGCCCCAGAGCCCATCGACGCCAGCGAGCAGATGCGGATCCGCATGGAGAAGCGCGCCAAACTTCTTGAGCGCGGCACGGAGGCCTACCCCGTGGGAGTGGAGCGCACGCACTCGCTCGCCGAGATCCGGGAGAAGTACGGCCACCTTGAGGCTGACGAGACCACGGGCGACACCGTAGGCGTTACCGGCCGCGTGGTCTTCGTCCGCAACACCGGCAAGCTCTGCTTCGCCACCTTGCAGGAGGGCGGCACCGACGGCAAGGGGACGCGCCTGCAGGCCATGCTGAGCCTGGCCAACGTGGGCGAGGAAGCGCTCGCGGATTGGAAAGCACTGGTGGACCTGGGCGACCACGTGTTCATCAAGGGCGAAGTCATCTCCTCCCGCCGCGGCGAACTGTCCATCATGGCCGACTCCTGGTCCATGGCCTCAAAGGCCCTGCGCCCGCTGCCCGTACTGCATGCGGACCTGAACGAGGAAACCCGTGTCCGCCAGCGCTATGTGGACCTGATGGTCCGCGACGAGGCCCGCGAAATGGTCTACACCCGCGCCGCCATCACCCGGTCCATCCGGGAGACGCTGTTCCGTCACCGCTACGTGGAAGTGGAGACCCCCATCCTGCAGCTGGTCCACGGCGGTGCCCTGGCGCGGCCGTTCGAGACCCACATGAACGCGTTCGACCAGAAGATGACCCTGCGCATCGCCACCGAGCTTTACCTCAAGCGGGCAGTCGTGGGCGGCATCGACCGCGTCTACGACATGGGCCGCGTGTTCCGCAACGAAGGCGTGGACTCCACCCACAGCCCTGAGTTCACCACGCTCGAGTGCTACGAGGCCTGGGCGGACCAGTTCGTTATGGCCGAACGCATCAAGGAGATCATCCTCGACGCCGCGGACGCCGTGGGTGCCGGGCGTGTCCTCCAGACCGAAGCGGGGGAGATCAACCTCGACGGCGAGTGGACCTGGCTGGCCGTCTACCCGGGGCTTTCCGACGCCGTTGGGCAGGAAATCACGCCGGACACCCCTGCTGAGGTGCTTCGGGAAATCGCGGCCAAGCACGAGGTCAAGGTGGATCCCAAGTGGGACGCCGAGAAGCTGGCTGTGGAGCTCTTCGGTGAGATCGTGGAGCCCACCCTGCTGAACCCCACCTTCGTCTACGACTACCCGCCCTCGGCCCAGCCGCTGGCCCGCCCGCACCGTGAAGACGGCCGGCTGATCGAGGCCTGGGACCTGATCATCGGCGGCATGGAACGCGGCACCGCGTTCTCCGAACTGATCGACCCCGTGATCCAGCGCGAACGGCTTACCGAACAGTCACTGCACGCAGCGGCCGGCGACGTCGAGGCCATGCAGCTGGACGAGGACTTCCTGCGCGCCCTCGAGTACGGTGCCCCGCCCATGGGTGGCATCGGCCTGGGCATCGACCGCCTGGTGATGCTCTTCACCGGCGCCGGGATCCGCGAAACCATCCTCTTCCCCTTATTGAAGCCTGAAGGGCACTGACCATGGAGTACGTAGCAGTTATCCTTCCCTCTCTTGTGGTGGGCCTGCTGTTCTGGTTTGCCATGAAGGCGATCTTTAATGCGGACAAGGCTGAACGGCAGGCGGAAGCGCGCGCCCAGGCCGAAGCTGATTCGCTTGCCGTGCGGCCCACGGACCGCCAAGGTCCCGAATCAAAATAGCTAAAACCCCCTACTTTCTGCCTTTATCCCCAAGGAACCATTAGGCGCTTTGACGCGTTGCCAAGATAAGAGTCATACTTTTTTCGGGAAACATCCTGCTTTTCTGAAAACCGACTTTCCAGCAAGAGGAAGACTTTAATGGCACAGAAAGTAAACATCATCCTCGTTGATGATCTGGATGGGGGATCCGCAGACGAGAATGTGAAGTTTGGCCTCGACGGGGTCAACTATGAGATTGACCTGTCCGCAGCCAATGCCGCTGAACTTCGGTCTTCACTGGAGAGGTTCATCACTGCCGCACGCAAGGCATCCGGCGGCCGCGCCCAGCGGGCAAAAGCCGCCCCGGGGGCCGCAGCCACGATTCGGCGCAAATCCGGCAATGGGCCCGGGATAACGGGTACACCGTTAACAGCCGCGGCCGAATTCAGGCCGAAATCCAGGAAGCCTACCAAAAGGCAAATTCCTAGGTACGCGCGTCGCCTGACTATAAAGCCCTGCTTCCCACCTTCGGGAGGCAGGGCTTTTGGCTGGCTGCAGGTATTTAGCGGTACGGGCGTAATTACTCCCGCGCCCCGGCCTGGGATTCACCGCTGTGCGATCCACGGCGCAGCAGGCTGCCGGCAGCAAACTGCTCGGCGACATAGAACACGAAAGGCGGAATATCACCTGTTTTCGCCAGTACCACTCCACACCCGGCACTGGCGAGGGCAAGCGCTGCCGCTTCCTTTTTCCGGTGCGGCAAGGTTGCCAGGGCGCCGGACAGGGACCCGAGCGCGAGCACATGCAGCCACGCATAGGCGTAGAACGGCCACGCCGGGAAGCGGCGCGCCGCGAAGCGCTCCAGGTCCGACGCGCGCATTGCAAGTTCGGACACAAAAAACGGCGCCCCGGCGGCAAGTGCGACGGCGGCTGTGCCGGCGAGTGCCCTGCTCCTTCCGGGCGGGAGGGCCAGGGCCAGCCGGGCAAACGCCGCGGGCATGGCAGCCGTCCCCGCTGCGGCCACATGTTGTCCGGCCACCCACCAGCGCTGCCCTTTACGGAGCATGTCGAGCCGCCGCGCAGCGTCGGGCTCCAGGTATACCCCCGGCACCGGGCTGATGCCTGCCAGCCAAACCGCACCCGCGGCGAGGGCAACCTCCGCCGGGCGCCTGACGCGTTCCAGGTCCACATGCGACATCTTCCCGCCCTTCCCGCTGATTCACGCTGCCCTTGTTGCTCCCGCTGGAGCGTTTAAGGCAGCCATTAGGGCCAAGAATGGCCCATCACCCGGCGTGGGACAAGGGCTGCCTGGAGGGCTCGTTTGTCCGCTGATGCCCGGCCGCCGGAGTCCGTGGAAGGCGGCGCGGCAATATTCCCGGACGACCCATGTTTCCCCTGTGGCGAACACGCTCCACAACACAGGGGCGGCCACGTAGCATCAAAGTACGTCGTAGCTAGGAGTGTGGCGAAATGTTTGAGCGATTTACGGACCGTGCCCGTCGCGTAGTTGTGCTTGCCCAAGAAGAGGCACGCATGCTGAACCACAATTACATCGGTACCGAACACATCCTCTTGGGTCTGATCCATGAGGGTGAGGGCGTTGCCGCCAAAGCTCTTGAGTCCTTGAGCATTTCGCTCGACGGCGTTCGCGAGCAGGTGCAGGAGATCATCGGGCAGGGGCAGCAGGCTCCCTCCGGCCACATCCCCTTCACCCCCCGTGCCAAGAAGGTACTGGAGCTCTCGCTGCGCGAAGCCCTCCAGCTGGGCCACAACTACATCGGCACGGAGCACATCCTGCTCGGCCTCATCCGCGAGGGTGAAGGCGTTGCCGCGCAGGTGCTGGTCAAGCTCGGCGCCGACCTCAACCGGGTCCGCCAGCAGGTCATCCAGCTCCTCTCCGGCTACCAGGGCAAGGAAACCACCGGCGCAGGCGTCGGCGGCGGACAGCCCGAGGGCGCTCCCGCCGGGTCCGTGGTCCTGGACCAGTTTGGCCGCAACCTGACCCAGGCCGCGCGCGAGAACAAGC comes from Pseudarthrobacter sp. NIBRBAC000502770 and encodes:
- a CDS encoding pantoate--beta-alanine ligase; its protein translation is MPIQLVTTVAGLKAESDRLLTAKQGVSQGLVPTMGALHEGHATLARTAVEQNDVVVASIFVNPLQFGDAVDLDRYPRTLDADLALLEEQGVDLAFAPSVEEVYPGGEPLVRITSGRLGDKWEGASRPGHFDGALTVVAKLLHYGMPAAGLPAGSAGSGGSLPAYRAYFGQKDAQQLALVRRMVADLDFPVEIVGVPTVRAEDGLALSSRNRFLSEAERDAALVLSRALRLLEERAKAHEPLGLDSALAMVESQPLVELDYFDVVDPGTLEPLAENCRETPFRGEGLALIAAKVGPVRLIDNVPLSS
- a CDS encoding Rossmann-like and DUF2520 domain-containing protein, which codes for MAKPGRLGVGIIGAGKVGAVLGAALRAAEHAVVGVSAVSDASRDRAEALLPGVPILEVQDIVERAELVLLAVPDDALPNLVEGLAKLGAWQPGQLVAHTSGRFGVGVLHPVRAAGAVPLALHPAMTFTGMSLDLTRLLDCTFGVTADAAMLPIAQALVVEMGAEPVAIAEADRTLYHAALAHGSNHLVTLVAQASQLLREVGVESPERMLGPLLRATLENALASGESALTGPVARGDVGTVRAHAEALREYDGGGQGDVLAAYLAMARATALRAEGRGLLKPDQLKGLHEALDPKED
- a CDS encoding HNH endonuclease signature motif containing protein — its product is MGIGGGVGVALEGVRASVAALDALEREDASLAAGASVGAGVDVLQRRYEIRLERLEVASRLEAQLAGVKAQDAADAVGFQEAMTPPDASVQDRTYAQMSVVEEIAGVLTISSAGAGALVEQSRRICSLPLVMNALAAGVMSWQHARVVADETEGLTPEGALKLVAHFFDPDAPDPARGAAPGELVPSRFRAKIRGWRERHHPESIQKRHAKGVADRRMEYTPDRDGMAWVSLYLPGDTACAIWNRTTATARGLQGTNEPRTLTQLRPDIAASLLLGAGTGTGLAEIPTPRADVLVTVPVFALLGLTDEPAVLDGFGPIPASMARKLVAGGAESFYRVLVDPRDGAPLEIGRKNYRLTGAIKRWIRLRDAQCTFPGCTNKTPDNETDHLTAWQDGGTTNVSNLAQLCRKHHRLKHHSQWTPGPATSKDPPGWTSPTGRHYNPEQQESEPTHWPPGTWPPPLQWDVPRECQCLAASLEHLPQWEPDDDRYVDLNDLPADDPLWAEFPATQFALVPDAIGVRS
- a CDS encoding type 1 glutamine amidotransferase domain-containing protein encodes the protein MSEHSIAGKKVAFLLTDGVEQVELTSPWQAVKDAGGEPTLIAPKSGKLQGYDGTEKGDTFDVDLTVADANASDFDALVLPGGVVNGDHLRVDKDAQSFTRSFFEQHKPVASICHGPWLLIEAGVIRGRNVTSYFTLETDLKNAGANWTDQEVVVDQGLVTSRNPDDLPAFNSKLIEEISEGQHAGQTA
- a CDS encoding PH domain-containing protein, producing MTADGQLPGAPALPPAAVPESYETSDGDWLRVHPASPFVRGWVALAAILFFFGRDLFERTLQGQPVFEDGFARRAPWLLGGGAAVLAVAVLGFVLTWYFTKYQVSGGYVRVNTGLLFRQHRQARLDRVQAIDIVQPLLARIFGLAELKFEVADAGESAVRLAYLRIDDARRLRATILARASVAEADSGAGPAAGIDGAALAGSASPSAASFGPYASEAPEIQVLRVPPSRLIGSLLLSEQSFFIVVGGIVSVLLSALTDNRAFYFYLVPAGLGLAAGYWNFFNKGYNFTAAVSPDGIRLWYGLLDTQAQTLPPGRIQAVKIAQPPLWRPFGWYRMQVNVAGYGTSGNAAEGNTRTILLPVGKFADVMAMLSLVLPDPGTERPAEVFAAGLGGTGSDGGFTTTPRRAWLLAPLAWRRNGFAATDTALLIRSGRWWRDLVLVPHQRTQSLAIHQGPVARLFRVADLVLHTTAGPVAPRLTQAGLDEARQLFDEQSARARLARRRQTTEQWLRQVVPAAEPAPVPGTPVPGAPHPGTPHHGTPAREARTHHEQEGQQHG
- a CDS encoding TetR/AcrR family transcriptional regulator, producing MSTEAKVPISDASSPAAPEGSSNSVERILSVAYELFSRRGIRDVGVNELIDRSGVAKATFYRHFPSKDSLVLAFLEQRDKLWTVEAIVSQARRRGQTPEERLLAIFDVLGEWFQRDDFEGSTFTHVLLEMGPSHPLGQASINYLAKLRGHVQALAEEAGLVDSDGFARSWQILMKGSIISATGGDLDAGKRARQMAAWLIEHHKP